One window from the genome of Dolosigranulum savutiense encodes:
- the prfB gene encoding peptide chain release factor 2 (programmed frameshift), whose product MELYELQKAYDQAKETLEQFRGSLDLEKMEADIAEYDEKMATPGFWDDPEKSREVIDAANELKETYSHFTDIEALLEEQEAILMMLEEVKDGELQAELEANMEELQSRVDDFELRMLLSEEYDANNAIIELHPGAGGTESQDWGQMLLRMYTRYIENKGFSYETLDYQRGEEAGIKSVTLYVKGTNAYGLLKAEKGVHRLVRISPFDSSGRRHTSFVSVDVAPEIDDSIEINVSPDELRIDTYRASGAGGQHINKTESAVRITHEPTGIVAQSQSGRSQLQNREQAMNMLKAKLYQRELEEKEAQLAKLRGEQKEIGWGSQIRSYVFHPYSMVKDHRTDIETGNTDAVMDGDLDPFIEGYLRSRIAGE is encoded by the exons GTGGAATTATACGAATTACAGAAGGCATATGATCAGGCGAAGGAGACGTTAGAGCAGTTCAGGGGGTCTCTT GACCTCGAGAAGATGGAAGCCGATATTGCTGAGTATGACGAGAAGATGGCGACCCCGGGCTTCTGGGATGATCCAGAGAAGTCGCGGGAGGTCATCGATGCGGCGAATGAACTGAAGGAGACGTACTCGCATTTTACCGATATTGAGGCGCTCTTGGAAGAGCAGGAAGCTATTCTTATGATGCTAGAAGAGGTAAAAGATGGGGAACTGCAGGCGGAACTGGAAGCGAATATGGAAGAATTGCAGTCGCGCGTGGATGATTTCGAATTGCGGATGTTGCTCAGTGAAGAGTATGATGCCAACAATGCCATTATTGAACTGCATCCCGGAGCTGGTGGAACCGAATCACAGGATTGGGGCCAGATGTTGCTACGGATGTACACGCGTTACATCGAGAACAAAGGCTTTTCTTATGAAACACTGGACTACCAGCGCGGTGAAGAAGCTGGCATTAAGAGCGTCACCCTATATGTCAAGGGAACCAATGCATACGGCTTACTCAAGGCTGAAAAAGGCGTCCACCGCCTCGTTCGGATCTCGCCGTTCGATTCCAGTGGCCGTCGCCATACCTCCTTCGTCTCCGTCGATGTCGCCCCGGAGATTGATGATTCTATTGAAATCAACGTATCACCGGATGAGCTACGGATTGACACTTACCGAGCGAGTGGAGCGGGTGGCCAGCATATTAATAAGACGGAATCAGCTGTTCGCATCACCCACGAACCGACTGGCATCGTCGCTCAGAGTCAATCCGGCCGTAGCCAACTGCAGAACCGCGAACAAGCAATGAACATGTTGAAGGCTAAACTTTATCAGCGCGAACTAGAAGAAAAAGAAGCCCAACTTGCGAAATTACGCGGTGAACAAAAAGAAATCGGCTGGGGCTCGCAAATCCGTTCCTATGTCTTCCATCCCTACTCGATGGTTAAGGATCACCGCACCGACATCGAGACCGGTAATACCGATGCCGTTATGGATGGTGACTTGGATCCATTCATCGAAGGGTACCTCCGCAGTCGAATTGCGGGTGAATAA
- a CDS encoding YSIRK-type signal peptide-containing protein (The YSIRK form of extended signal peptide directs nascent proteins to the cross-wall site, while signal peptides lacking YSIRK direct proteins instead to the cell pole. A large fraction of YSIRK proteins are surface proteins anchored by sortase-mediated processing of a C-terminal LPXTG motif.), with amino-acid sequence MVGKNNKTGQFRRQANEDKRYTLKKLSVGLASVALGTVLFLGQANAVNAEEVDSDIEDNLPDDFTDEEAAERRAEEDILLSEAGDNVEAPVEKTVFQFSYMEAGTGKKMDGFFGEYVNANEAEKAFRMYASEAGYTLENIQFDNHNSFTATIAQNSTDRYVEAAKGRARNLINDLDGLTDELKADYLEQVGAAVSVEEVEAVYNEAVEMANQQKEEANRYVAVAKDRARQLIKDLTNLTNDQKTHYLAKVEGATSVAEVEAIHAEAENVVNETPAPNRFVKIAKNHARQLINKLGNLYDNQKADYIKRVNAADSVKAIEGILEEAQKHVNSAKGGENGQAPTQPNKPSYDGEITPTPEAPAESELDQAKMKATEDIKALGYFTAKEKQDLLGRVKDYDNTGDIHFIVTKAQQENNKRDQLHRKLLELQFGTNPNNSLPEAGKHDKANPGDILNSPDKITLEVAKAKAINTITHLEHFSREDLATIKAEINQAKTREEVSKIVMDAKEENANRGTVEKNKTGAKDYLSKEFGKDLDTMQRNAYARAIDKIKNNDPNYEKKVQDIVQVAIAEVLVSKAESGRHIEKAKEALAAASKETEGGKLIGAKDTLIKNLQERLNKVTHKPQAPKVSSEIKAAKDKLEEKIKKGIADKDMREKFLKELNKKANIMDINALQAEVEKELKVQEVKDGAKSYLTNGIADQDLPKAQKAKYEKALSKITSADTDYAQKIQDIIQVATAESLVARAEKGHHIEAAEEAVTKAAKITKVGQLIDGKDQLIMSLQTRLAKVISEQDQTDQTPPSVEKQPEKEQTPPVEKDKEKAPSTEKEKESSPEEAQHLKEKKETLRSFINTIQSLTTDQKTFYLEWLESSKSVKQIDELFELFDAETYLAREKNGDLPKEQVIPAVKDKLSRVTDKELQDKKAELLKKLASLEGTPTTPAERENDQTAEVAPGETYKSLRDKVLDAAKKLSENRMKLNNKDGSMTLADYQKQFEQFKKMVSDLKKLAQTENEKKDAVGIEVLIKNFNVQ; translated from the coding sequence ATGGTGGGTAAAAACAACAAGACGGGGCAGTTCCGTCGTCAGGCGAATGAGGATAAGCGATACACGCTGAAGAAGTTGAGTGTGGGATTGGCATCGGTGGCACTGGGAACGGTCTTGTTCTTGGGGCAAGCGAATGCAGTAAACGCAGAAGAAGTAGATTCGGATATTGAAGACAATTTACCAGATGACTTCACTGATGAAGAGGCGGCTGAGCGCCGAGCAGAAGAAGATATTCTCTTGTCAGAGGCGGGGGATAATGTCGAAGCACCAGTTGAAAAGACTGTTTTCCAGTTCAGTTACATGGAAGCGGGAACTGGCAAGAAAATGGATGGATTCTTCGGTGAATATGTCAATGCAAATGAAGCCGAAAAAGCATTCCGTATGTACGCGAGTGAAGCGGGCTACACTTTGGAAAACATTCAATTCGATAATCACAACAGCTTCACAGCAACTATTGCACAGAACAGTACAGATCGCTACGTTGAAGCTGCTAAAGGTCGAGCACGCAACTTAATCAATGACTTAGACGGCTTAACAGATGAGCTAAAAGCGGACTACTTGGAACAAGTTGGGGCTGCTGTCAGTGTCGAAGAAGTCGAAGCGGTCTATAATGAAGCCGTCGAAATGGCAAACCAGCAAAAAGAAGAAGCTAATCGTTACGTTGCGGTGGCGAAGGACCGTGCCCGTCAGTTGATTAAGGACTTAACCAACTTAACTAACGACCAAAAAACGCACTACTTGGCAAAAGTCGAAGGAGCCACAAGCGTTGCAGAAGTTGAAGCCATTCACGCAGAAGCTGAAAACGTCGTAAATGAAACACCAGCACCAAACCGCTTCGTTAAAATTGCTAAAAATCATGCGCGTCAGTTGATCAATAAACTGGGTAACTTATACGACAACCAAAAAGCGGACTACATTAAACGAGTCAACGCAGCAGATAGTGTGAAAGCGATCGAAGGGATTCTAGAAGAAGCGCAAAAACACGTCAACTCAGCTAAGGGTGGCGAAAACGGACAAGCACCAACGCAACCCAACAAACCTTCATACGACGGGGAAATCACCCCAACACCAGAAGCACCGGCTGAATCTGAATTAGACCAAGCTAAAATGAAAGCAACTGAAGACATTAAAGCATTAGGCTACTTCACAGCAAAAGAAAAACAAGACTTATTAGGGCGCGTGAAAGATTACGATAACACTGGGGATATCCACTTCATCGTCACGAAAGCCCAGCAAGAAAATAACAAGCGTGATCAACTGCACCGTAAATTACTGGAACTACAATTCGGCACTAACCCGAATAATTCCTTACCAGAAGCGGGTAAACATGACAAAGCAAACCCAGGTGACATTCTTAACTCACCAGATAAAATAACATTAGAAGTGGCCAAAGCAAAAGCTATCAACACGATTACTCACTTAGAACACTTCTCCCGTGAAGACTTAGCAACCATTAAAGCTGAGATTAACCAAGCCAAAACAAGGGAGGAAGTCTCCAAGATTGTCATGGATGCGAAAGAAGAAAATGCAAACCGTGGAACAGTGGAAAAAAACAAAACTGGCGCAAAAGACTACCTAAGCAAAGAATTCGGCAAAGACCTTGATACCATGCAACGCAATGCTTACGCGAGAGCAATCGATAAAATCAAAAATAACGATCCGAACTACGAGAAAAAAGTCCAAGACATCGTACAAGTCGCTATTGCAGAAGTGCTTGTGAGTAAGGCCGAGAGTGGTCGCCACATAGAAAAGGCAAAAGAAGCCCTAGCAGCAGCGTCTAAAGAAACAGAAGGGGGCAAGCTAATTGGTGCAAAAGACACATTGATTAAAAACTTGCAAGAACGCTTGAATAAGGTGACTCATAAACCACAAGCACCAAAAGTATCCTCAGAAATAAAAGCGGCTAAAGATAAATTGGAAGAAAAAATCAAAAAAGGGATTGCTGATAAAGATATGCGCGAGAAGTTCTTAAAAGAACTTAACAAAAAAGCAAATATAATGGATATCAATGCACTTCAAGCAGAAGTAGAAAAAGAACTGAAGGTCCAAGAGGTCAAAGATGGCGCTAAATCCTATCTCACAAACGGTATTGCCGATCAAGATCTTCCGAAAGCACAAAAAGCTAAATACGAAAAAGCATTAAGCAAGATAACCAGTGCAGATACAGATTATGCTCAAAAAATTCAAGACATTATACAAGTTGCTACAGCTGAATCACTAGTCGCAAGAGCTGAAAAAGGTCACCATATAGAAGCGGCAGAAGAAGCCGTAACAAAAGCTGCTAAAATAACAAAGGTTGGCCAATTAATTGACGGTAAAGATCAACTGATTATGAGCTTACAAACGCGATTAGCTAAGGTAATCAGCGAACAAGACCAAACTGACCAAACTCCACCATCTGTTGAAAAACAACCAGAGAAAGAACAGACACCACCAGTTGAGAAGGACAAAGAAAAAGCTCCATCAACTGAGAAAGAAAAAGAGTCATCACCAGAAGAAGCGCAACATTTAAAAGAGAAGAAAGAAACGCTTAGAAGCTTTATAAATACAATACAGTCATTAACTACTGACCAGAAAACATTCTATTTAGAATGGTTAGAATCAAGTAAGTCAGTAAAACAAATCGACGAACTGTTTGAGTTGTTCGATGCAGAAACGTACCTTGCAAGAGAAAAAAATGGAGACCTACCAAAAGAACAAGTAATTCCAGCAGTTAAAGATAAATTAAGTAGAGTTACTGATAAGGAACTACAAGATAAAAAAGCTGAATTACTGAAAAAACTTGCTAGTTTAGAAGGGACACCAACTACACCTGCGGAACGTGAAAATGACCAGACTGCAGAAGTCGCTCCTGGTGAAACTTATAAAAGCCTGCGTGACAAAGTATTGGATGCAGCTAAAAAACTATCCGAGAATAGAATGAAATTGAATAATAAGGATGGTAGCATGACACTAGCGGATTATCAAAAACAATTCGAACAATTTAAAAAAATGGTATCGGATTTGAAGAAATTAGCACAAACGGAAAATGAGAAAAAGGATGCAGTTGGAATAGAAGTTCTTATAAAAAATTTCAACGTGCAATAA